A region of the Bacteroidota bacterium genome:
AAGAACAGAAAAAAGCCAAAATTGCTGAAATAGAAGCTAAAGAAAAAGCAATGAAGGAATACCAAAAGGCGAAATTCGGTTATGAAGGCGAATTATTTAAAAAACGCCAGGAATTAGTGAAACCTATTCAGGATAAAGTTTATGAGGCTATTGAAAAATATGCTAAAGAACGCGGATACGATTTTATTTTCGACAAATCGAGCAGCACCACAATATTATTCGCAAATCCTGAAAATGATAAAAGCGATGAAATTATTAAACGTTTAGGTTATACACCTAAAGCAGCCGGAAACAATTAATTTATTTTTGATTAAACCATATAGCATAACTATGAAGATTAAAATTTTATTTATCAGCGCATTAATTTGTTTTACAGCCATTAGTGCAAACGCTCAAAAAATC
Encoded here:
- a CDS encoding OmpH family outer membrane protein encodes the protein MKKSLLIAIVIIATAITANAQRFAYVNTDYILENIPEYKAAQEQIDKITAEWRTEADKKQKEIDELYRNFQNEQYLLTEEQKKAKIAEIEAKEKAMKEYQKAKFGYEGELFKKRQELVKPIQDKVYEAIEKYAKERGYDFIFDKSSSTTILFANPENDKSDEIIKRLGYTPKAAGNN